CCTGCCCCGCCTGACGGGAGCCGGGCAACCGCAGCTCATAGTCGCCGGTGTCCGGGTTGAACACCCACTGATCGGCGGGATCGATATCGCCCGCACCCCCACGTCCCTGCGCGTCCACGTGTCCGTGCGCCCTCCGTGTGCTTTCTAGAGGATCAGACGGCACACACTAGCCTCCAGGTTCCAGGGGTCGCGATCGCGGTGACGTATTCCACCCGAAGCGGTGGGGGCAAACCTCCGGCTACTCACCCTTTTTAGGGTCTTTATCGAGTTGCTCACCCGGCACAGATCGGCTCCCCGGCGGCGGGCAGATCGGCGCGCAGCCGCGTCAGCAGCGCGTGCGCGCGGCGGTCGTCGTCCGCGGGGACGTCCAGCACCCGCAACCGGGCGGGCGGGACGGCGCGCAGTTCGGCGGGAGCGGCCTCGGAGCGGTGGAACGCGCAGACGCCGACCGGGGTCGAGGCCGTGGCCGGGGTCGAGGCGGCGGTCGAGGCCGTGGCCGTGGCCGGGGTCGGGGCGGCGGTCGAGGCCGGGGCCGTGGCCGGGGTCGGGGCGGCGGCCGTGGCCGGGGCGGCGGTCGAGGCCGTGGCCGGGGTCGGGGTCGGGGCGGCGGTCGGGAACGGGGCGGCGGCCGGGGTCGGGGCGGCGGTCGAGGCCGTGGCCGTGGCCGGGGTCGGGGCGGCGGCCGTGGCCGGGGCGGCGGTCGAGGCCGTGGCCGGGGTCGGGGTCGGGGCGGCGGTCGGGAACGGGGCGGCGGTCGTGGGGTGGCCGTCGAGGCGGAGCCAGGTGAGGCGTTCCAGGGCGCGGACGAGGCAGGCCGTGCCGCCGGTGGCGTAGGCGCGGGCGAGGGAGGCGCGGGTGGCGCGGACCGGGGTGCCGTCGCGTCCAGTGCAGGCGGGCACATCCACCGGCAGACCGGGCGGAACGGAGACGGCGGTGGCGCTCTCGCCATCGTCGGGCAGGTGCAGCAGGAGGAGAGCGGTGGCGCGGGCGCCCCGGTCCCCGGTGCCGATCAGCAGGACGTTGCGGGCGGCGCCGGGTCCGGGGGGCGGGCGTTCGCGGTCGTGGCGGGCCAACTCGGCGGCGGTGGCGAGGTCGGCCACGACGGTGTCCTCGACGCGGCGCAGGACCGCCCAGCCGGCCGCCGCGACGGCGAGCACGGTGGCCGCGGCGGCGAGGGCCACCCAGCGCGGCCAACCACGTCCGCCGGGGCGGGGGTCATGGCCGGGCTCGCGGCCGTCGGGCGGGACCGGCCGCCGTGGACCCGGCGGGGCGGTGAGCCGGTGGTAGGCGGGCTGGCGCGGCACCCTCATGGTCACGATCGTGCGGGCACCGCGCCGTCCCGGCCACCGTCAGGCGGCGAAGTGGGTGACGCGCTCGCTCTCCCGGCGCGCGGCCAGCGCGGCGGCATCGAGGCGTTCGGCGTTGCGGCACAGCACGACGGACGCGCCGACGGCCAGCGGGGCGTAGAGACCGGCCGAGACGCCCTCCCAAGTGCCGAACGGGGCGAGGGACATCAGGCGGTCGCCGGGGCCGAGCCCGCGTTCGGCGGCGTCGGCGTGGGCGCGTTCGACCACCTCGCGGCCGGTCAGCTCCCGGCCGCCGGTCACGAGGGCCGTGTGGTCCGGGCCGGGCGGGTCGTAGGCGGCGAACGTGTCGGGCTGGGCGGGCACGGCGACGGCGTAGTCGGTGAAGCCGGCGGGCGGCTGCGCGAAGCGGGCGCCGAGGGGGCGCAGGCTCAGCGCGACACGCTCCCCGCGGCAGGCGCGCGCTGCTTCGAGCGCGTCCGGGCCGGTGACGACGAGGTCGGCCTCGGCCGGGTCCCCCTCCAGCTCCGCGACCACCCCGGTGGCGGCGGTGGCGAGCAGCCAGACGGCCGTCTGCCAATGGGCGGGCAGCAGGAGGGCGAGGCGGTCGCCCGGCAGGGCGGAGAGCTCGTCCTGGAGGAGGTTCGCGGTCTTGGCCACCCAGTTGGCGAGGGTGGCGGCGGAGAGTTCGACACGTTCGCCGGTGGCGTCGTCGTAGTACGTCACCAGGGGACGGGCGGCATCCGAGGCGAGTGCGGAACGCAGCAGGTCAGCGGGGGTGCGGTCGGCGATGTTCATCAGCGTCAGGGTACGCCCGGGGGGCTCCGCGGCCCATGGGCGGCGGGCGGTCACCGTAGCTCACATGGAGTCAGCGAATAACTACGGACCGATAGACATATAAGACGGAGTATGGCCAGGATCGGTGTCATGCGATCACTCTCTGCTTCCACCTTCGCGTCTTCGTTCGCGTCGTTGTTCGCGTCCTCGTTCGCCGCCCGGTCGGTGGCGACGGTGGGTGCCGCGTGTCTGGCGGCCCTGGCCCTGCCGTCCGGCGCCACCGCCGCCGGGACGGCGGAGTCGTCCGGGGCCGGGACCGCGGAGTCGTCCGGGGCCCGGGCTATGGGGACCGTTGGCCTCCAGTCACTTCCGTTGCAGCCGCTCGAACCCAGGACCCGGGCGGGCGGCCAGCCGGCCGGGCCGGACGGCGCGCAGGGGCTGCCGCCCACCGACACCGATCCGTTCTCGCTGCTCGGCGTCATCTGGTCGGACGCGGCGGCGGAGCTGCGCGGCGAGGTGGAGGTGCGCACCCGGGCGGAGCCCACGGGCGCCTGGTCGGACTGGATCGAACTCGACGCGAACGCCGCCCACGCCCCCGACCCGGGCACGGCGGAGGCCGGCGACGCGGGGGTGCGCGGCGGCACCGCGCCGCTGTGGGTCGGCCCCTCGGACGGGGTGGAGGTCCGGGCGGTGCCCGGCGAAGGCGATGCGGAGGGGGTCGGCGGCGCGGCCGACGAGGACGCCGACAAGGACGGTGCGGCCGGGACGGCCGACGCGCTGTCCGAGGGGCTGCCCGAGGGGCTGCGGCTGGAGCTGATCGACCCGGGCGAGACCCCCGAGGCGGACGGGGAGGAGCCGCCCGCCGAGGAGCCCAGGTCGGCGGAGGGCGAGTTCGAGGCCCCACGCCCGCCGATCACCACCCGGGCCGACTGGGGCGCGGACGAGAGCCTGCGCGAGGACGACTTCGTCTACACCGACACGATCAAGACCGTCTTCGTCCACCACACGGCGGGCACCAACGACTACTCCTGCTCCGACGCGCCCGCGATCATCCGCGGCATTTACGCCTACCACGTGGAGAGCGAGGGCTGGCGCGACATCGGCTACAACTTCCTCGTCGACAAGTGCGGCGAGATCTACGAGGGCCGGGCCGGCGGCGTCACCGAACCCGTGCAGGGCGCCCACACCCTCGGCTTCAACCACAACAGCATGGGCGTCTCGGTCCTCGGCACCTACTCCAGCACCGCCCCCAACGAGGACATCCTCGCCAGCGTCTCACTGCTGACCGCGTGGAAGCTCGGCCTGCACGACGGCGACCCCGAGGGCGCGCAGAACCGCACGTCCAGCGGCGGCACCTACCCCGAGGGCACGACGATCGAGCTGAACAACGTCTCCGGTCACCGCGACGGCTACAACACCGACTGCCCCGGCGACGAGCTGTACGCCGAGCTGCCGACCGTGCGCGCCACCGCCGCCGATCTCCAGGGCAGGTGACGCCGGTCCGACGCCGGCAGTAGATTGCCGGATCATGCCGGATCGCAGCTGGGCCCCGCCCGAACCGTACGATCTGCGCCGCAGCCTGCTCGTGCTGCGGCGCGGGCCGTACGACCCGGCGTTCCGCGCCGCCGGCGACGGCGCGATCTGGCGTGCCACGCGCACGCCGGAGGGTCCGGCGACGCTGCGCGTCGTGCGCGGCCGGTCGGGGTCGGTCGACGGCACGGCCTGGGGGCCCGGGGCCGACTGGGCGCTGGAGCGGCTGCCCGCGCTGCTGGGGGCGGACGACGAGCCGGAGGCGTTCGTTGCATGTCACCGGCTGGTGGCCCAGGCGGTGCGCCGCCACGGCGGGCTGCGGCTGATCCGGACCGGGCTGGTGCTGGAGTCGCTGATCCCCTCGATCCTCGAACAACGGGTGACGACGGAGGAGGCGCACCGGGCCTGGCGGCTGTTGCTGCGGTGGTACGGCGAGCCGGCGCCCGGCCCCGGCGCCGAGCTGGGCATGTGGGTGATGCCCGAGCCGCGCGTGCTGGCCAGGGTGCCGTCCTGGGACTGGCACCGGGCGGGCGTGGACGGCAAGCGGTCGGCGGCGGTGCTGCGGGCGGTGCGGCTCGCGCGGCGGATGGAGGAGGCGGCGGGCATGGCACTCCCGGAGGCCATGGCCCGGCTGCGGGCCGTGCCCGGCATCGGGCCGTGGACGGCGGCCGAGACGTTGCAACGCGTTCTCGGCGCTCCCGACGCGATCACGGTCGGGGATCTGCACCTGCCGGGCATCATCGGTCACGCGCTCGGCGGCGGTGAGCGGGACGCGGACGACGAGCGGATGCTGGAGCTGCTGGCGCCCTACGCGGGCCAGCGGTACCGGGCGGCCCGGCTGATCCTGCTGACCGGCGTCGCCCCGGCCCGCCGCGCGCCGCGCCAGCGGCACGCGAACATCGCGCGGTTGTAGCGCTGTGACGCTGTGGCGCTGTGACGTCGCGCGGCTGCGGGCAGGCGGCTGCGGGCGGACGACCGGGCCGGGGCGGGGCGGCTGCGGTGGGGCGGCGGGCGATCGCCGGTGGCCCGTACCGTGGACGCCGTACGGAAGACCTGCGCCTGTCCAGGAGACCCGACGATGACCGAACGCAAGCCGCCCGGCGTCACTTTCGAGTCGTGGATCGACAAGCAGATCCGCGAGGCCGAGGAACGCGGCGACTTCGCCGACCTGCCCGGCACCGGCCGCCCGCTCCCCCATCTCGACCGGCCTTACGACGACCTGTGGTGGGTCCGGCGGAAGATGGCCGACGAGGGTCTGACGCTCCTGCCGCCGACGCTCGCGCTGCGCAAGGAAGCGGAGGACGCCCTCGCGGCGGCGGCCCGAGCCGGGAACGAGGCGGAGGTGCGGCGGATCGTGACGGAGATCAACGACAAGATCGGCGCGGCGCTCCGGCGTCCGATGTCCGGCCCGCCGCTCAACCTGGTCCCCTACGACGTGGAGAAGGTCGTCGGGGAGTGGCGCGAGGGGCACGAGGGGCACGAGGGGTACCAAGGGCGCGCGTCGTCCTGAACGGCCGCGTCACGGGGTGCCGGCGACCCCGCCGCTCCCGGTCTTCTGTTCGCGCAGCTCCTTGATCTCCCGCCGCCGGGCCAGCCGGTGCGTGCGGCGGATCTGCGCCTCCTGGAAGCGGCGCCGGTCACGGTCGGTCTCCGGGAGCACCGGCGGCACGTTCCGCGGGTTGCCGCTCTCGTCGACGGCGGCGAAGACCAGATAGGCGCTGCCGACCTGGGTGGCGGGGGTCGACTCGTTCCACCGCTCGGCCATGACCCGCACGCCGATCTCCATGGAGGTGCGGCCGGTCCAGTTCGCCTGGGCGTGGACGTGGACGAGGTCACCCACCCGGACCGGCACCAGGAAGACCATCTCGTCCATCGACGCCGTCACCGCCGGGCCGCCCGAGTGCCGCCCGGCGACGGCCCCGGCCGCGTCGTCCACCAGCTTCATGATCACGCCACCGTGGACGGTGCCCAGCAGGTTCACATCGGCCTGCGTCATGATGTGCGAGAGCGTGGTGCGGGAGGCCGAGGTGGGCTTTCCGGGGAGGTCGGTCATGGTCGCCACCCTAAGCCGGGTCGCGCGCACCGGCGGATTGCATCAGCTCTGACACAGTCATGACCACCGGCTCCCTGCCTCTCGCGGGGGACAGGCACACTTAGCTGCTATGAGCGACTGGCCCTCCGGGTGGAGCGACGGCGAGCAGAACCGGAACCGGGACCGTTATGGCCGGGGCGCGGGCGGAAACCCACGACCCGAGAACGCCCGGGTCATGCCCCACGTCCAACGCCCGCCGCATCCGCGCGCGCCCGAGCCCGGGCCGGGACCCCACGAGGACACCGTTCCGGACGAGGCGCAGCGGTACGACTCCGGCTACAACGAGGGCCAGGTCTACCGGGGCGCCGGCCATTCCCGCCCGGCGCCGCCGTCCCCGCCGCAGGCTCCGGGCCCCGGCGCGTACTACCCGGGCGACGACGGCTCGCGCCCGCGCGGTCCGGGTGGCCCCCGCGGTCCCCGCGGCCCCCGGAACTGGCGTCGCCGCATCGGGTACTCGGCGCTCGCGCTGGTCCTGATCCTGCTCATAACCGGGGTCGGCACCTACTTCTGGGCCGACGGAAAACTGCGCCGCGACGTGGACCTGGCCTCGGTCGAGGACCGGCCGGAGGCGGGCGAGGGCACCAACTACCTGATCGTGGGCTCCGACAGCCGCGAGGGGCTGAGCGAGGAAGAGCAGCAGGACCTGCACACCGGCAGCACCGAGGGCCAGCGCACCGACACGATCATGATCCTGCACATCGGTGACAACGGGAACACGATGGTCAGCCTCCCCCGCGACTCGTGGGTGACGATCCCGGAGTTCACCGGCTCGGTCACGGGCAACCGCATCCCGGAGTCGCAGAACAAGATCAACGCGGCCTACTCGTCGGAGGGGGCGGAGCTGCTGGTCCGCACGGTCGAGTACAACACCGGCCTGCGCATCGACCATTACGCGGAGATCGGCTTCGGCGGCTTCGCGAACGTCGTGGACGCGCTGGGCGGCGTCGAGATGTGCTTCGACGAGGCGATCCACGACGAGAACTCGGGCGCCGACTTCGAGGAGGGCTGCCAGCGGCTCGACGGCGCGGAGTCCCTGGCGTACAACCGGCAGCGTTACCAGGAGGCCGAGGGCGACCTCGGCCGCACGCAGAACCAGCAGGAGTTCCTCAGCACGCTGGCCGACCAGGCGGCGTCGCCGTCGACGCTGCTGAACCCGTTCACGCTGTACCCGACGATGAGCGCCAGCCTGGACGCGCTGATCGTGGACAAGGACATGAGCCTGTGGGATCTGCGCGGGATGTTCTGGGCGATGCGTGGCGCGCACCGCATGAACATGCCGGTCGCCGACCCCGGCTACGAGACGAGCAAGGGGTCCGCCGTCCTCTGGGACGAGGAGCAGGTGGACCTGCTGATGCAGCAGCTGATCAACGATGAAGAGGTGACGGTCGGGCAGGAGTGACGGCTCTCCTCCTTCCCTCAGCCTTTCTCCTCAGCCTCCCTCTCCTCCTCTTTCGATGGGGCCTCGCGGCCGGGCCGCGGGGCCCCATCGTCGTTGTGCCCGTCTCCGCGCTCGCCAGCTAGCAGGCGCAGAGGCAGAAGGGGTGTCCGGCAGGGTCCGCGTAGACCCGCCAGCCGCGCTTGCCACCGTCGTCGCCTTCGAGCAGCTTCGCGCCCAGCCGCAGCACCTCCTGCTCGGCGGCGTCCAGGTGCTCCTTCGCCACGTCGAGGTCGAGGTGGAACTGCTGCGGCATGTCGGTGCTCGGCCACCGCGGCGGCTGGTAGCCGTCGGACCGCTGGAAGGCGAGCCGCCGCCCGTGCGGCCCGATGAGCTCGACCCACTCGCCGTCGCCGTCGCCCTCGCCGTCGCTCGCGTCGACCTCCCAGCCGAGAACGGCGGCGTAGAACTCGGCGAGCTCCCGGGGATTGGGGCAGTCCAGAACGGTTACCCCCATCGTGGCTACGGCCATGACGTCTCTCCTCCGTGTGTGCGTTACCTACATGTCGCTTCTATCGGTAACGAGTTACCTCATCATGGCCCAGTGCCGGTAACGTGGCAAGCGTGAGCGCCGGAGACAGACGGATACCCGAGGGGCTGGTTCTGATCAAGGACCTGATCAACACCCTCGATGTGGAATCCGGCCGTGACACGCTCGCCGCCTTCGCGGAGGAGCGCGGCCTGCCGGTGCCCGGGCTGGTGCCCGGGCTGGTCACTCTGCGGGAGGCGCTGCGGGAAGCGTGCGTCGCCCACACCGGCCCCGACATGCGCCCGGAGCGCGGGGCTCAGCTGGCCGCGCTGCTGAGGTCGGCCCCGCTGACCGTGACGGTGGACGCCACCGGCCGGGCTTCGCTGACCCCCGCCCCCGGCCTCTCCCCGGCCGCCGAGTTCACCGCGCGCGTCGCGGCGGCGATCGCCACGGCAGAGGCGGGCGGGACGTGGCAGCGGCTGAAGGCATGCGGTGCGGAGAGCTGCCGCTGGGCGTACTACGACCACAGCCCGGCGGGCCGACGGCGCTGGTGCTCGATGCAGGTGTGCGGGTCGCGGGCGAAGATGCGGGCGTACCGGGCGAAGCAGCGGGGGGAGTGAGCCGCGATGCCGCTGTTGCCGTCTCCGGTCCTGCGCCTGCCCGACCCGGTGTTGGCCCGCGCTGGAGTGGAACTTCGCCTGAAGCGGGATGACTTGATCCACCCCCTGATCCCGGGCAACAAGTGGCGCAAGCTGATGCCCAATCTGCGGGCGGCCGTGGCCGAGGGTCACACCCGCCTGTTGACGTTCGGCGGCGCCTACTCGAACCACATACGCGCGGTGGCGGCCGGCGCGGCGGCGTACGGTCTGGAGAGCGTGGGCCTGATCCGGGGCGACGAACTGGCCGACGCCCCCCGCAACTGGTCCCTGACGGCGGCGGAGGCGGACGGCATGCGCCTGTCGTTCCTGGACCGCCGCACCTACCGGGCGACGCTGTCCACCCTGTCCACGCCGGAAACCCAACGCCGACTGCTGCGGGCCTGGGGCCGCTGCTCCGTCCTCCCCGAGGGCGGCTCGAACGTCCTGGCCGCACGAGGCGCGGCCGACACCGTGCGCGAACTGCTCCCCGACCTCGGCCCGGACGACGTCATCTGCTGCGCGGTCGGCACCGGCGGCACCCTCGCGGGCATGGCCGCCGCCCTCCCCCCGGGCACCCGGGCACTGGGCGTCGCGGCCCTGAAGGGCGCCTCCGGCTACCTGGAGTCGGAGATCACCCGCCTCCACGAGCAAGGCTGGCACCGCACCTTCGACAACTGGCAGATCCACCACACCCACCACGCGGGCGGCTACGCCCGCACCTCCCCCCAACTGGCGGCATTCGCAGCCGACTTCGAGTCCCGCCACGGGGTGGCGCTGGAACGCCACTACGTGGCGAAGACCCTGCACTGCGTCTACGACCTGGCCCGGACCGGGCAGTTCCCACCCGGAACACGAATAACCCTGGTGGTAACGGGCCCGGCCACGCCGTGAGGACACAACGCCCCGAGCCGCGACACCTCCGCGCGCACAACGAGAAGCCCCCGCGCGGGGGTGTTCGCGGCCGGGTGTCCCGCTCCTGCTCAGGCAGGCGGCGGGGCGCTCCCGCCGCTGACCGACGTCTCGCGATGCCCCCGGGCGCCTGGCCTTCCTCGTGAAGGCAGGCACCCGGGGGTTTCTCGTTGTGCCCTGGCACGGGTCACTCCCAGATACGGGGACCGCCGCCGCACCACTCGATCACGCGCGGGTCCGAGAGGTCGACGTCTTCGACGTCGAGTCCCGCGCGGCGCAGCGGTTTCAGCAGCTCGCCGGGATTGCGGGCCAGACCGAGGGGCGCGGCGCCCGTGTGTTCACTCGGACGTGCGGCGTCAGCCGACCCGGTGGTGGGTACGACTCGCCCATGACATGCCCCAACTGCGAAAGCACCAACGTGAGTTCCGCCGGGTTGTTCAGCCGGAAATGGCGCTGTGACGACTGCGGCAGCACCTTCAACCCCCGCTAGGACTGAAGACCGAACCGCTCGTTCAGCTTCGCCGCCAGTGCTTGGGCGTCCGTCTCGGTCATGTCCCGGGCTGCCTGGGGAGTACCGTCCGGCCTGGTGTCGTGGGCAATGCCTCCGTCAGGTGTGATCACGTACCACCAGCCGTCGCGGTACTGCCGGGCCTCGAAGGGGCCGGGCTCGTGCGGCAATCCAATAAATCGGCTATCCACCATGGCGGCATGCTCCCAGTACGCGGGGGTGGATGCCGCCGGACCCGGCACGATTCGCCCCAACTGAGTGGCCAGCACTACGGCCCCGCCAACCGGCGGGGCCGTTCGCTGTTCCCCCCGCAAGCGGAGGGGTACCGTCCGAGGTGTCAGCGCAAGGACGGCAACGGAGTCCACTATG
Above is a window of Streptomyces sp. NBC_01803 DNA encoding:
- a CDS encoding TIGR03089 family protein; the encoded protein is MNIADRTPADLLRSALASDAARPLVTYYDDATGERVELSAATLANWVAKTANLLQDELSALPGDRLALLLPAHWQTAVWLLATAATGVVAELEGDPAEADLVVTGPDALEAARACRGERVALSLRPLGARFAQPPAGFTDYAVAVPAQPDTFAAYDPPGPDHTALVTGGRELTGREVVERAHADAAERGLGPGDRLMSLAPFGTWEGVSAGLYAPLAVGASVVLCRNAERLDAAALAARRESERVTHFAA
- a CDS encoding N-acetylmuramoyl-L-alanine amidase; protein product: MRSLSASTFASSFASLFASSFAARSVATVGAACLAALALPSGATAAGTAESSGAGTAESSGARAMGTVGLQSLPLQPLEPRTRAGGQPAGPDGAQGLPPTDTDPFSLLGVIWSDAAAELRGEVEVRTRAEPTGAWSDWIELDANAAHAPDPGTAEAGDAGVRGGTAPLWVGPSDGVEVRAVPGEGDAEGVGGAADEDADKDGAAGTADALSEGLPEGLRLELIDPGETPEADGEEPPAEEPRSAEGEFEAPRPPITTRADWGADESLREDDFVYTDTIKTVFVHHTAGTNDYSCSDAPAIIRGIYAYHVESEGWRDIGYNFLVDKCGEIYEGRAGGVTEPVQGAHTLGFNHNSMGVSVLGTYSSTAPNEDILASVSLLTAWKLGLHDGDPEGAQNRTSSGGTYPEGTTIELNNVSGHRDGYNTDCPGDELYAELPTVRATAADLQGR
- a CDS encoding DNA-3-methyladenine glycosylase family protein, producing MPDRSWAPPEPYDLRRSLLVLRRGPYDPAFRAAGDGAIWRATRTPEGPATLRVVRGRSGSVDGTAWGPGADWALERLPALLGADDEPEAFVACHRLVAQAVRRHGGLRLIRTGLVLESLIPSILEQRVTTEEAHRAWRLLLRWYGEPAPGPGAELGMWVMPEPRVLARVPSWDWHRAGVDGKRSAAVLRAVRLARRMEEAAGMALPEAMARLRAVPGIGPWTAAETLQRVLGAPDAITVGDLHLPGIIGHALGGGERDADDERMLELLAPYAGQRYRAARLILLTGVAPARRAPRQRHANIARL
- a CDS encoding J-domain-containing protein, giving the protein MTERKPPGVTFESWIDKQIREAEERGDFADLPGTGRPLPHLDRPYDDLWWVRRKMADEGLTLLPPTLALRKEAEDALAAAARAGNEAEVRRIVTEINDKIGAALRRPMSGPPLNLVPYDVEKVVGEWREGHEGHEGYQGRASS
- a CDS encoding acyl-CoA thioesterase; its protein translation is MTDLPGKPTSASRTTLSHIMTQADVNLLGTVHGGVIMKLVDDAAGAVAGRHSGGPAVTASMDEMVFLVPVRVGDLVHVHAQANWTGRTSMEIGVRVMAERWNESTPATQVGSAYLVFAAVDESGNPRNVPPVLPETDRDRRRFQEAQIRRTHRLARRREIKELREQKTGSGGVAGTP
- a CDS encoding LCP family protein; the protein is MSDWPSGWSDGEQNRNRDRYGRGAGGNPRPENARVMPHVQRPPHPRAPEPGPGPHEDTVPDEAQRYDSGYNEGQVYRGAGHSRPAPPSPPQAPGPGAYYPGDDGSRPRGPGGPRGPRGPRNWRRRIGYSALALVLILLITGVGTYFWADGKLRRDVDLASVEDRPEAGEGTNYLIVGSDSREGLSEEEQQDLHTGSTEGQRTDTIMILHIGDNGNTMVSLPRDSWVTIPEFTGSVTGNRIPESQNKINAAYSSEGAELLVRTVEYNTGLRIDHYAEIGFGGFANVVDALGGVEMCFDEAIHDENSGADFEEGCQRLDGAESLAYNRQRYQEAEGDLGRTQNQQEFLSTLADQAASPSTLLNPFTLYPTMSASLDALIVDKDMSLWDLRGMFWAMRGAHRMNMPVADPGYETSKGSAVLWDEEQVDLLMQQLINDEEVTVGQE
- a CDS encoding VOC family protein — protein: MAVATMGVTVLDCPNPRELAEFYAAVLGWEVDASDGEGDGDGEWVELIGPHGRRLAFQRSDGYQPPRWPSTDMPQQFHLDLDVAKEHLDAAEQEVLRLGAKLLEGDDGGKRGWRVYADPAGHPFCLCAC
- a CDS encoding CGNR zinc finger domain-containing protein, which encodes MSAGDRRIPEGLVLIKDLINTLDVESGRDTLAAFAEERGLPVPGLVPGLVTLREALREACVAHTGPDMRPERGAQLAALLRSAPLTVTVDATGRASLTPAPGLSPAAEFTARVAAAIATAEAGGTWQRLKACGAESCRWAYYDHSPAGRRRWCSMQVCGSRAKMRAYRAKQRGE
- a CDS encoding 1-aminocyclopropane-1-carboxylate deaminase/D-cysteine desulfhydrase yields the protein MPLLPSPVLRLPDPVLARAGVELRLKRDDLIHPLIPGNKWRKLMPNLRAAVAEGHTRLLTFGGAYSNHIRAVAAGAAAYGLESVGLIRGDELADAPRNWSLTAAEADGMRLSFLDRRTYRATLSTLSTPETQRRLLRAWGRCSVLPEGGSNVLAARGAADTVRELLPDLGPDDVICCAVGTGGTLAGMAAALPPGTRALGVAALKGASGYLESEITRLHEQGWHRTFDNWQIHHTHHAGGYARTSPQLAAFAADFESRHGVALERHYVAKTLHCVYDLARTGQFPPGTRITLVVTGPATP